The following proteins come from a genomic window of Yinghuangia sp. ASG 101:
- a CDS encoding plasmid mobilization protein: MTREASATGGTGRLRRHTGGRRHVAKVKMNDAEHDLVRERAASLGVSVPRLLVEAGSAADVVTATERHALYAELLALRRLLAELARTPRSAAPTPGGDEDRAIADACRRVEEVLAGLASPLGLTAPDVP; this comes from the coding sequence ATGACACGCGAGGCATCCGCGACCGGCGGGACCGGGAGGCTGCGCCGCCACACGGGTGGCCGCCGCCATGTGGCGAAGGTCAAGATGAACGACGCCGAGCACGACCTGGTCCGCGAGCGTGCCGCGAGCCTGGGAGTGAGTGTGCCGCGGCTCCTGGTCGAGGCGGGGTCCGCCGCCGATGTCGTGACCGCCACCGAACGGCACGCCCTGTACGCCGAGTTGCTGGCGCTGCGGCGACTCCTCGCCGAACTCGCCCGGACACCGCGCTCCGCCGCGCCGACACCGGGCGGCGACGAGGACCGCGCGATCGCCGACGCGTGCCGACGCGTCGAGGAGGTGCTCGCGGGGCTGGCCTCCCCCCTCGGACTCACCGCGCCAGACGTCCCGTGA
- a CDS encoding relaxase/mobilization nuclease domain-containing protein — protein sequence MIARVSPRSRRHDDMGQLVAYLFGPGRANEHTDPRVVACSEAVEPDLPPPALAARLEAPAKLFDTRVSGGSVWHTALSNAPGDRVLADAEWGFAARRLVDSLGFGGADGTAPCRWAAVRHGVSARGNDHIHVVVSLVREDGTVASVWQDRVAAARVCAALEDRFGLARVEGRRHGGGMPGYTRAEAEQAARRGRTEPERPALARRVRAAAVAGADEADFVHRLRASGVLVRARRPDPGAAAEGYAVALPSPDGTDPVWFGGGRLAADLTLPRLRRHWPDADHHAAAHAWDEPAPHAALPAPPDAWTTAARTAAAAVARLAADPALWPETARQLAGTLAVLAAGEHQAAAFARAADRAARSAPMALPVTAPAGPDPIGLAAVARAVAETPATAADRAARAALVEHLAGLLGAGAAAERRAGKPRQARALTQAAADLRAARGA from the coding sequence GTGATCGCACGGGTCAGCCCGCGCAGCCGACGCCACGACGACATGGGCCAGCTCGTCGCCTACCTGTTCGGACCCGGCCGGGCGAACGAGCACACGGACCCGCGGGTGGTGGCCTGCTCCGAAGCCGTCGAGCCCGACCTCCCGCCCCCCGCGCTGGCCGCCCGACTGGAAGCCCCCGCGAAGCTGTTCGACACCCGGGTGAGCGGCGGGTCGGTCTGGCACACCGCGTTGTCGAACGCCCCCGGCGACCGCGTGCTCGCGGACGCCGAATGGGGGTTCGCGGCCCGGCGGCTCGTCGACAGCCTCGGATTCGGCGGCGCCGACGGCACCGCGCCGTGCCGCTGGGCGGCCGTCCGCCACGGCGTGTCGGCGCGCGGCAACGACCACATCCACGTCGTGGTGAGCCTGGTCCGCGAGGACGGCACGGTCGCGAGCGTCTGGCAGGACCGCGTCGCCGCGGCACGCGTGTGCGCCGCCTTGGAGGACCGGTTCGGGCTCGCCCGGGTCGAGGGCCGCAGGCACGGCGGCGGCATGCCCGGGTACACCCGCGCCGAAGCGGAGCAAGCGGCCCGCCGGGGCCGCACCGAACCGGAACGTCCCGCCCTCGCCCGCCGCGTGCGGGCCGCCGCGGTCGCGGGCGCCGACGAGGCCGACTTCGTCCACCGGCTGCGCGCCTCCGGCGTCCTCGTCCGGGCCCGGCGCCCGGACCCCGGCGCCGCCGCCGAGGGCTACGCGGTCGCCCTGCCGTCCCCCGACGGCACCGACCCCGTGTGGTTCGGCGGCGGACGGCTCGCCGCCGACCTCACGCTGCCGCGGCTGCGCCGCCACTGGCCGGACGCCGACCACCACGCCGCGGCGCACGCCTGGGACGAACCCGCGCCGCACGCCGCCCTACCCGCCCCGCCGGACGCCTGGACGACCGCCGCCCGCACGGCCGCCGCCGCGGTCGCACGCCTGGCCGCCGACCCCGCGCTGTGGCCCGAGACGGCCCGCCAACTCGCGGGCACACTCGCCGTGTTGGCCGCCGGCGAGCACCAGGCCGCCGCCTTCGCCCGCGCCGCGGACCGCGCCGCCCGATCGGCGCCGATGGCGTTACCGGTAACGGCGCCCGCCGGGCCCGACCCGATCGGGCTTGCGGCCGTCGCCCGCGCCGTGGCCGAAACGCCCGCCACGGCGGCCGACCGGGCCGCCCGCGCCGCGCTGGTGGAGCACCTCGCCGGTCTCCTCGGGGCCGGCGCCGCCGCGGAACGCCGCGCGGGCAAGCCGCGACAGGCACGCGCGTTGACGCAGGCCGCGGCTGACCTGCGTGCAGCCCGCGGTGCTTAG